The following proteins are encoded in a genomic region of Chloracidobacterium sp.:
- a CDS encoding enoyl-CoA hydratase/isomerase family protein gives MRTPIDVDISGRAAVIVFTRAEIRNPLSKDIIGRLHTVLDELAAAEIERVIFTGSGETFASGADLREIAGIEPEKAAEFALLGQSLMAKIAALPLLTIAAVNGHCFGGALDLALSCDIRIASRNARFAHPGANLGIITGWGGTQRLPRLIGQANALEIFFTAAPVDAEHAFAIGLINEIADNLIERAFAVPQNPKRAL, from the coding sequence ATGCGAACACCGATCGACGTAGATATTTCCGGCAGGGCCGCTGTCATCGTTTTTACTCGCGCTGAAATACGAAATCCCCTGTCAAAGGACATTATCGGCCGACTGCATACCGTGCTTGATGAACTCGCGGCCGCTGAAATTGAGCGAGTGATATTTACCGGAAGCGGTGAAACTTTCGCCTCCGGCGCCGACCTGCGCGAGATCGCGGGAATAGAGCCTGAGAAAGCTGCAGAATTTGCGTTACTTGGACAATCCTTGATGGCAAAGATCGCTGCTTTGCCTCTACTGACAATAGCAGCGGTGAACGGCCATTGTTTTGGCGGTGCGCTGGACCTCGCACTTTCGTGCGATATACGTATCGCATCCCGAAATGCTCGCTTCGCGCATCCGGGAGCGAACCTCGGCATAATTACGGGTTGGGGCGGAACGCAGCGCCTGCCGCGGCTGATCGGCCAAGCGAACGCTCTTGAGATCTTCTTTACGGCGGCACCCGTAGATGCCGAGCATGCTTTTGCTATCGGCTTGATAAATGAGATCGCTGACAACTTGATCGAACGTGCGTTCGCAGTTCCGCAAAATCCAAAACGCGCCTTATAA
- a CDS encoding four helix bundle protein, translated as MDNNIVLDKSLDFALRIVKLCHYLNETKREFVLSKELLISGTNIGKHVKAAVGAESREVFISEFGVARRRALETEYWLLVLYHGEILTEAEHRSIESDRLELVKIVSSIVSTSRKSN; from the coding sequence ATGGATAACAATATCGTACTCGACAAATCACTAGACTTCGCATTGCGCATAGTTAAGTTGTGTCATTACCTCAACGAAACAAAGCGGGAGTTCGTCTTGTCGAAAGAATTGCTTATCTCCGGGACAAATATTGGCAAACACGTAAAGGCCGCCGTCGGTGCTGAGAGTCGCGAAGTTTTTATTTCAGAATTCGGCGTCGCGCGTCGACGAGCTTTAGAAACTGAATATTGGTTACTCGTTCTTTATCACGGCGAAATACTTACGGAAGCCGAACATCGATCTATCGAATCTGATCGTCTGGAACTCGTAAAGATAGTCTCTTCGATAGTTTCAACCTCGCGAAAATCTAATTAG
- a CDS encoding enoyl-CoA hydratase/isomerase family protein, with protein MSTVLSESKSNIGFITLNRPDKRNALNDELIAALKDALRAADANESLRCVVIRGAGKDFCSGADLSSIQKIATASFEDNVEDARRLGDLFALIREVRVPVIAAVHGRALAGGCGLATACDLVLATDTARFGYPEVKIGFVPAMVTAILRRNLGEKKSFELLTRGFEYSAAEALALGLVNQLIPEETFDTAVLEYTSAYANVSGSAVEMTKELLYDIDGLEFSEAIDKGVRVNAKARMTEDCKKGIARFLEK; from the coding sequence ATGTCCACTGTCCTATCTGAATCTAAAAGCAATATCGGATTCATCACGCTGAATCGCCCAGACAAGCGTAATGCATTGAACGACGAACTTATCGCAGCGTTGAAAGATGCCTTGCGGGCGGCCGATGCTAATGAGAGCCTGCGGTGCGTCGTCATTCGCGGTGCCGGGAAGGATTTTTGCTCCGGTGCGGATCTTTCTTCCATTCAGAAGATCGCGACAGCATCGTTCGAAGATAATGTCGAGGATGCACGCCGGCTCGGCGATCTTTTCGCGTTGATCCGCGAAGTGCGTGTTCCGGTTATTGCGGCGGTTCATGGGCGGGCTTTAGCGGGCGGATGCGGTCTGGCGACGGCGTGCGACCTCGTGCTTGCCACGGACACCGCGAGATTCGGCTATCCCGAGGTCAAGATAGGTTTCGTGCCGGCAATGGTAACCGCGATACTTCGCAGAAACCTCGGCGAAAAGAAGAGCTTTGAGCTGCTTACACGCGGATTCGAATACTCCGCCGCCGAAGCCCTCGCTCTCGGTCTCGTCAATCAGCTTATCCCCGAAGAAACCTTCGACACCGCCGTCCTCGAATACACGTCGGCCTACGCAAACGTCAGCGGTTCGGCCGTGGAAATGACAAAAGAATTGCTTTATGACATTGATGGTTTAGAGTTTTCCGAAGCGATCGACAAAGGTGTGCGGGTTAATGCAAAAGCGAGAATGACGGAAGATTGTAAGAAAGGCATCGCGAGGTTTCTTGAAAAATGA
- a CDS encoding tetratricopeptide repeat protein — protein sequence MSKLENEVRLLEEYSNEIHGLNMNLMEADPHTSKRIQQQIDQKMQIYWKQIELVRSSFPDADDDDLHESIFYTQQAMTKLFSAGLMRRMSARSETTGMRLATGMIARQQEKNNAQQSLALLDKALSISDYSGARFVKAHVYLLLKQNDQALRELNYIISNFPDDDVYVQARQMKDEIENPPKKGMCFVATAAYGSPMAPEVIIFREYRDTKLLPSKIGSTSVSIYYRISPFFANVIAKHEWMRRLTRRFVLEPLVRRIKK from the coding sequence ATGTCGAAACTTGAGAATGAAGTCCGATTGCTTGAGGAATATAGTAACGAAATTCATGGTCTTAACATGAACTTAATGGAAGCTGATCCTCACACATCTAAACGGATTCAGCAACAAATAGATCAGAAGATGCAAATCTACTGGAAACAGATTGAATTAGTAAGATCTAGTTTTCCCGATGCCGATGACGACGATTTGCACGAGTCAATCTTCTATACCCAGCAAGCAATGACTAAACTCTTTTCTGCTGGACTAATGCGACGAATGTCAGCGCGTTCGGAAACTACCGGAATGCGTCTTGCGACGGGCATGATCGCCAGACAACAGGAAAAGAATAATGCACAGCAATCTTTGGCACTGCTTGATAAGGCTCTCAGTATTTCCGACTATTCGGGGGCAAGATTCGTTAAGGCTCACGTTTACCTATTGTTAAAACAAAACGATCAGGCACTGCGAGAATTGAACTACATCATTTCGAACTTTCCCGACGACGACGTCTATGTTCAAGCAAGACAGATGAAGGACGAGATTGAAAATCCGCCGAAGAAAGGAATGTGCTTCGTGGCTACAGCGGCATATGGCTCGCCGATGGCGCCGGAAGTGATAATCTTCCGAGAATACCGAGATACGAAATTGCTTCCGTCCAAAATTGGCTCGACATCTGTGTCCATTTATTACCGAATCTCACCTTTCTTCGCAAATGTCATCGCAAAACACGAATGGATGCGACGGCTTACAAGAAGATTTGTACTTGAGCCGCTCGTGCGCCGAATCAAAAAATAG
- a CDS encoding PD40 domain-containing protein, with the protein MDLRIVFQNSGDSLPGLPIGVLSVNPDGSNLVKVADGAFEPCCSPDGNWIAYSAWNRNGCYNVHIMRRDGTNVIRITDYSDVGANSPSWSFDSTKIAYTTCGHNVENQIWWIDLITGQQHYLADGGSTPVWTANGEIIFEAFPNGAATQMIVGAYGEDLEESGLFEIGDWSVRSSPSGSEFAFLRNRDIFLIDSSGENLRCIREDALATGLSWSPDGQQIAFYAARSQSERPCGKEIYVIDKDGKNEHKIVANPWMGDRVGELVNVSWFC; encoded by the coding sequence GTGGACTTGCGCATCGTCTTTCAAAATTCGGGAGATAGTTTGCCGGGGTTGCCCATTGGGGTTCTATCAGTGAATCCGGATGGAAGCAATCTCGTTAAGGTAGCAGACGGAGCTTTCGAGCCCTGTTGCTCACCGGACGGAAATTGGATTGCCTATTCGGCCTGGAATCGAAATGGTTGTTACAACGTTCACATAATGCGGCGGGACGGGACCAATGTTATTCGAATCACGGATTATTCGGATGTTGGGGCAAACAGTCCGTCATGGTCGTTTGATTCCACAAAGATTGCGTACACAACCTGCGGCCACAATGTCGAGAATCAGATATGGTGGATCGATCTTATTACCGGGCAACAACATTATCTGGCCGACGGAGGATCAACTCCAGTTTGGACCGCAAACGGTGAAATAATATTTGAAGCTTTTCCAAATGGTGCCGCTACTCAGATGATCGTCGGAGCTTACGGAGAAGACTTAGAAGAATCTGGGCTTTTTGAAATCGGCGATTGGTCGGTCAGATCGTCACCAAGTGGTAGTGAATTCGCATTTTTGCGTAACCGAGACATTTTCTTAATAGATTCGAGTGGAGAGAATCTTCGTTGCATCAGAGAGGACGCGCTCGCAACCGGTCTTTCGTGGTCACCCGATGGACAACAAATAGCCTTTTACGCAGCCAGAAGCCAGAGCGAACGCCCTTGTGGGAAAGAAATCTATGTCATCGATAAGGATGGAAAGAATGAACACAAGATCGTTGCTAATCCGTGGATGGGAGACAGAGTGGGTGAGCTAGTCAATGTTTCTTGGTTTTGTTGA
- a CDS encoding DUF2283 domain-containing protein, whose product MKINYYPDTDSLYIDLSHKTSVESREVSDGVVLDYDESGNLVGVDIDHASTKLDMREIVLGRLPVKSAHVLA is encoded by the coding sequence ATGAAGATCAATTATTATCCAGACACCGATTCGCTCTACATCGATCTTTCGCACAAAACCAGCGTCGAGAGCCGCGAAGTCTCAGACGGCGTCGTTCTCGATTATGACGAATCCGGCAACCTCGTCGGCGTCGATATCGACCACGCCAGCACCAAGCTCGACATGCGCGAGATCGTCCTCGGAAGACTTCCTGTTAAGTCGGCTCATGTCCTCGCCTAA
- a CDS encoding DUF1446 domain-containing protein, with product MKQTVRVAGGQGFWGDLLTAPIDQVRKGPIDYLMLDYLAEVTMSIVQKQKLRDPNAGYARDFVSLMQEILPDCVEKGIKVLSNAGGVNVAGCAAAIKDVAQNLGLSGKVKIGVVTGDDILDKLDTFLADGVEINSMDDGTPLSAIRDRVQSANVYLGAAPLVEALDKGANIIVGGRLTDTGLTLAPLMHEFGWKFDDWDRIAAGTIAGHIIECGAQVSGGNCQYKWQEIPDMANIGFPIVEVSPDGTFIVTKHEGTGGRVNVPSVTEQLLYEMGDPKAYITPDVVADFSSIHLADAGENKVRVFGIKGNPNTDFYKVSIAYQDGYKSVGTLVYAWPDALEKAKAADKILRERLDNLGLKFDLILTEFVGVNATHGHLSEPPASAGGQSDDQRTGPPLTQRVSTYPEVQLRVAVRGPNRADVERFTKEIAPLILTGPPAVTGFAGGRPKVEEIMAYFPALIPKELIKTKVDIVEA from the coding sequence ATGAAACAGACAGTAAGAGTTGCGGGCGGACAGGGCTTTTGGGGCGATCTTTTGACGGCGCCGATAGATCAGGTACGCAAAGGGCCGATCGATTATCTGATGCTCGATTATCTGGCAGAAGTTACGATGTCGATCGTGCAGAAGCAAAAGCTTCGCGACCCGAATGCCGGCTACGCACGCGATTTCGTCAGTCTGATGCAGGAGATCTTGCCCGATTGCGTCGAAAAAGGCATCAAAGTTCTATCAAATGCCGGCGGTGTCAACGTCGCAGGCTGTGCCGCCGCGATCAAGGATGTCGCACAGAACCTCGGCCTTTCCGGCAAAGTCAAGATCGGCGTCGTCACGGGCGACGACATTCTCGACAAACTCGACACGTTTCTAGCCGATGGTGTTGAGATCAATTCGATGGACGACGGCACGCCTTTGTCGGCGATCCGCGACCGCGTTCAGTCCGCCAACGTCTATCTCGGAGCCGCTCCGCTCGTAGAGGCGTTGGACAAAGGGGCGAACATCATCGTCGGCGGGCGCCTTACGGACACGGGCTTGACGCTCGCGCCGCTGATGCACGAATTCGGCTGGAAGTTTGACGATTGGGACCGCATCGCCGCCGGAACCATCGCCGGCCACATTATCGAATGCGGTGCTCAGGTCTCCGGCGGCAATTGCCAATATAAATGGCAGGAAATTCCCGATATGGCGAATATCGGTTTCCCGATCGTGGAAGTGTCGCCCGACGGTACTTTCATTGTAACGAAGCACGAAGGCACCGGCGGCCGCGTCAACGTGCCTAGCGTTACAGAGCAGCTTCTCTACGAGATGGGCGACCCAAAGGCTTACATCACGCCCGATGTCGTCGCCGATTTTTCATCGATACATCTTGCGGACGCAGGCGAAAACAAGGTCCGAGTCTTCGGCATCAAAGGCAATCCGAACACCGATTTCTACAAAGTCAGTATCGCCTACCAAGACGGCTACAAATCCGTTGGAACGCTCGTTTATGCGTGGCCCGACGCCCTCGAAAAAGCCAAAGCCGCCGACAAGATACTCCGCGAACGTCTCGACAACCTCGGCCTGAAATTCGACCTTATCCTCACCGAATTCGTCGGCGTCAACGCCACACACGGTCACTTGTCAGAACCGCCTGCGTCAGCGGGCGGCCAGTCTGACGATCAACGAACTGGCCCGCCGCTCACGCAGCGGGTTTCGACCTATCCCGAAGTCCAACTCCGCGTCGCCGTCCGCGGCCCAAACCGTGCCGACGTCGAACGCTTTACAAAAGAGATCGCACCGCTTATCCTCACCGGTCCGCCCGCCGTCACAGGCTTCGCCGGCGGCCGTCCCAAGGTCGAAGAGATCATGGCCTACTTCCCCGCCCTGATCCCGAAAGAGTTGATTAAAACAAAAGTTGATATAGTGGAAGCCTAG
- a CDS encoding cobalamin B12-binding domain-containing protein: MTDRKIRVLVAKPGLDGHDRGAKVIARALRDAGMEVIYTGLRQTPEMIASAALQEDVDAVGISILSGAHNTLCPRIVDLLHENGMDDTLVLVGGIVPQEDVASLKERGIAEVFLPGTSTEDIVSFINSHVRHG; the protein is encoded by the coding sequence ATGACCGACAGGAAGATCAGAGTATTGGTAGCGAAACCCGGCCTTGACGGACATGACCGCGGCGCAAAGGTTATCGCCAGAGCGCTTCGTGACGCCGGAATGGAAGTGATCTATACGGGGTTGCGGCAAACGCCCGAGATGATCGCGTCAGCAGCGTTGCAAGAGGACGTCGATGCCGTCGGTATCTCGATCTTAAGCGGTGCCCACAACACGCTTTGTCCGCGCATTGTCGATCTGCTTCACGAGAACGGCATGGATGACACGCTCGTACTTGTCGGCGGCATTGTTCCGCAGGAAGACGTGGCATCACTAAAAGAACGAGGTATTGCCGAGGTGTTCCTTCCCGGAACATCTACTGAGGACATCGTGAGCTTTATAAATTCACACGTCCGCCACGGCTGA
- a CDS encoding IS1595 family transposase, translating into MTGSYKILKRSRISRAKFRQILKYFSLDLTASQITELTGLNRNTVNRYLKKIRESVAAFCESESPFSGVVELDESYFGARRVRGKRGRGAYGKTIVFGIYKRNGKVYTEIVPNCSRKTLYAILEGKVNKTSTVHTDGFRAYHSLVDLGYKKHYRIDHSKDVFALGTNHINGIESFWGYAKVRLVKFRGMRKSTFYLHLKECEFRFNYRQQNLYSILLNVVKEL; encoded by the coding sequence ATGACAGGTAGTTACAAGATACTAAAGCGTTCTCGAATTTCGAGAGCAAAATTTCGTCAGATATTGAAGTATTTTTCACTTGATCTGACGGCATCACAGATCACCGAATTGACGGGTTTGAACCGGAACACGGTGAACAGATATTTGAAAAAGATTCGTGAGTCGGTGGCAGCTTTCTGTGAAAGCGAATCTCCGTTTTCAGGAGTGGTCGAGCTGGACGAATCATACTTTGGTGCAAGAAGAGTTCGCGGAAAGCGAGGACGCGGAGCATACGGGAAAACGATCGTTTTCGGTATCTACAAACGAAACGGCAAAGTCTATACCGAGATTGTTCCTAACTGCTCTCGTAAAACGCTTTACGCTATTTTAGAAGGCAAGGTGAATAAGACTTCGACCGTCCATACAGACGGCTTTCGTGCCTATCATTCGCTGGTCGATCTTGGTTACAAAAAGCATTACCGCATCGACCACAGCAAGGATGTTTTCGCCCTCGGCACCAATCACATCAACGGCATCGAAAGCTTCTGGGGCTATGCGAAAGTCCGTCTCGTGAAGTTCCGCGGTATGCGAAAATCTACCTTCTACTTGCACCTAAAAGAATGTGAGTTTAGATTCAATTACAGACAACAAAATCTTTACTCAATTCTCTTAAATGTTGTCAAAGAACTATGA